A region from the Triticum aestivum cultivar Chinese Spring chromosome 3D, IWGSC CS RefSeq v2.1, whole genome shotgun sequence genome encodes:
- the LOC123074158 gene encoding 17.5 kDa class II heat shock protein-like, protein MAGMVFGLENPMMTALQHLLDIPDGEAGNTAGGEKQGPTRAYVRDARAMAATPADVKELPGAYAFVVDMPGLGSGDIKVQVEDERVLVISGERRREEKEEAKYMRMERRMGKLMRKFVLPENADMEKISAACRDGVLTVTVEKLPPPEPKKPKTIQVQVA, encoded by the coding sequence ATGGCGGGCATGGTGTTCGGCTTGGAGAACCCGATGATGACGGCGCTGCAGCACCTGCTGGACATCCCGGACGGCGAGGCCGGCAACACCGCCGGCGGCGAGAAGCAGGGCCCGACGCGCGCCTACGTCCGGGACGCGCGCGCCATGGCGGCCACCCCGGCCGACGTTAAGGAGCTGCCGGGCGCGTACGCGTTCGTGGTGGACATGCCGGGGCTGGGGTCCGGCGACATCAAGGTGCAGGTGGAGGACGAGCGGGTGCTGGTGATCAGCGGCGAGCGCaggagggaggagaaggaggaagcCAAGTACATGCGGATGGAGCGCCGCATGGGGAAGCTGATGCGCAAGTTCGTGCTGCCAGAGAACGCCGACATGGAGAAGATCTCCGCCGCGTGCCGCGACGGCGTGCTCACCGTCACCGTCGAGAAGCTGCCGCCGCCcgagccgaagaagcccaagaccatCCAGGTCCAGGTCGCCTGA